A genome region from Halomarina salina includes the following:
- a CDS encoding XF1762 family protein, with protein MHLPHPDSRVIRPLRPGDIVAFPYLDAVGRYVGDDATPMFEWYVPPGGPLCFGHPATLTTADDDEIDTMVDSGEVVIVETGFDSLAAYHAHRTYRDCDPRLVAPGGAPTTSHLELRAERGGGTRSRVNGFLKHPTVQYQHDPVTKPFRIALTAVYEGRDVAMAVLGRPSGRHNADGQTLELYRFAAHPNRPANTGSWLLSRCCRWATLEGYDRLLTYAGVQNDNEGTMYRAAGFTHLDTTTTDLREWHSRSGRVGGGTYRRRRYRRCLSKHSLEARRPAGRVDAEQSHLTDRGTAHGGGDTSLQDIPQGDLIQTREDTLGRRGGSLSPDAQALFEKYSLGVDEAIRDTTPAPLVACFGYRTPEDALVAALAVRDHSGEPNPRNNSAAVTLASVAVQTPLLAYPVNTLRGLIADAVEWASLHGYATVETRLENPIAVNALNGLTTLVEAGADSAKPIEIASPTPPSSA; from the coding sequence GTGCATCTCCCCCACCCCGACTCCAGAGTGATACGGCCGCTTCGTCCCGGCGACATCGTCGCCTTCCCCTACCTCGATGCCGTCGGTCGCTACGTCGGCGACGACGCCACTCCGATGTTCGAGTGGTACGTCCCACCAGGGGGCCCACTCTGTTTTGGGCATCCCGCTACTCTCACCACGGCCGACGACGACGAGATCGACACGATGGTTGACTCCGGGGAGGTCGTCATCGTCGAGACCGGCTTCGACTCCCTCGCTGCCTATCACGCCCATCGGACCTATCGCGATTGCGACCCCCGACTCGTCGCGCCCGGCGGAGCACCCACTACCAGCCACCTCGAACTCCGTGCCGAACGTGGAGGCGGGACTCGTTCGCGAGTCAACGGCTTCCTCAAACATCCGACCGTCCAATACCAGCACGACCCCGTCACCAAGCCGTTCCGAATCGCGCTCACCGCAGTCTATGAGGGGCGAGACGTTGCGATGGCCGTCCTCGGCCGCCCCAGTGGACGACACAACGCCGATGGACAGACCCTCGAACTGTACCGCTTTGCCGCCCATCCCAACCGGCCCGCGAACACCGGGTCGTGGCTCCTCTCGCGGTGTTGCCGGTGGGCCACGCTCGAAGGCTACGACCGGCTCCTCACCTACGCAGGCGTCCAAAACGATAACGAGGGGACGATGTACCGAGCTGCCGGATTCACACACCTCGATACCACCACCACAGACCTGCGCGAGTGGCACTCTCGCAGCGGGCGCGTCGGTGGAGGAACCTACCGGAGACGTCGCTACAGACGTTGCCTCTCCAAACACTCACTCGAAGCCCGGCGGCCCGCCGGTCGTGTCGACGCCGAACAGTCCCACCTTACCGACCGGGGCACAGCACACGGTGGCGGGGATACCTCACTGCAGGACATCCCACAGGGCGACCTGATCCAAACCCGAGAAGACACGCTCGGCCGTCGAGGAGGCAGTCTCTCACCGGACGCACAGGCGCTCTTCGAGAAATATAGCCTCGGCGTGGACGAGGCCATTAGAGACACCACCCCTGCCCCACTCGTCGCCTGCTTTGGGTATCGAACCCCCGAGGACGCCCTGGTAGCCGCGCTCGCCGTCCGTGATCACTCCGGAGAGCCGAACCCTCGCAACAACTCGGCGGCCGTCACGCTGGCATCTGTGGCCGTACAAACGCCGCTGCTCGCCTACCCCGTGAACACACTTCGTGGGCTCATCGCCGACGCCGTCGAGTGGGCATCCCTCCACGGATACGCCACCGTCGAAACCCGCCTCGAGAATCCCATCGCAGTCAACGCCCTCAACGGCCTCACCACGCTCGTCGAGGCCGGGGCAGACTCGGCCAAGCCAATCGAAATCGCGTCACCGACGCCCCCCTCGTCGGCGTGA
- a CDS encoding DUF6610 family protein: MAHAQPQHTSPDSSIHVQDIETARRAEYVAFLSRHPFATDAHELGFVTGIREDCRLQTDHLRNVDIPLGMLDNDFKNPDLKRYLETFRTHEPEIGVIGDAPTPDAAHRYVDAARELKADFPDATLIIVPKCHEAIAIIGDAEVPGTPLVLGYSMGYSDILANEFSDYANWRGQRVHLLGASPPKQWNAIQQLTQPTLTGDPPADIVGLDWNGPHKVAYNGESWSRDGWQRADQLSIRSTVRRSLREMRAYWEDRGVWPTMPTLRDCYGPAVREPDDPVWAATGGDIYEPDALPGPDEWETRVDYDDDETSPLEHAIVVSYDDGRTLAYRSQTERDHVEYYEGLWDSVVEERV; this comes from the coding sequence ATGGCACACGCCCAACCACAGCACACGAGCCCCGACTCGTCGATACACGTCCAGGATATCGAGACTGCTCGACGTGCTGAGTACGTCGCCTTCCTCTCGCGACACCCCTTCGCGACCGACGCCCACGAACTCGGCTTCGTCACCGGCATCCGCGAGGACTGTCGCCTCCAGACCGACCACCTCCGCAACGTCGACATCCCACTCGGGATGCTCGACAACGACTTCAAAAACCCCGACCTCAAGCGGTATCTCGAAACCTTCCGAACCCACGAACCCGAAATCGGCGTCATCGGCGACGCACCGACTCCCGACGCCGCTCATCGCTACGTCGACGCCGCCCGCGAGCTCAAAGCCGACTTCCCAGACGCGACGCTCATCATCGTCCCGAAGTGCCACGAAGCAATCGCCATCATCGGGGACGCCGAGGTCCCAGGAACCCCGCTCGTCCTGGGCTACTCGATGGGTTACTCGGATATCCTCGCGAACGAGTTCTCCGATTACGCTAACTGGCGCGGCCAGCGTGTGCATCTCCTCGGCGCGAGTCCACCCAAGCAGTGGAACGCCATCCAGCAACTCACCCAGCCGACGCTGACCGGCGATCCACCCGCCGATATCGTCGGCCTCGACTGGAACGGCCCGCACAAAGTCGCCTACAACGGCGAGTCCTGGTCGCGAGACGGGTGGCAACGCGCCGACCAACTCTCCATTCGTAGCACCGTCCGTCGAAGCCTCCGAGAGATGCGAGCCTACTGGGAAGACCGGGGCGTATGGCCCACGATGCCCACGCTCCGCGACTGCTACGGGCCCGCCGTCAGAGAACCAGACGACCCCGTGTGGGCGGCGACGGGCGGTGACATCTACGAACCCGACGCGCTCCCCGGCCCGGACGAGTGGGAGACACGCGTCGACTACGATGACGATGAAACCTCCCCACTCGAACACGCCATCGTCGTCTCCTACGACGACGGTCGGACCCTCGCATACCGCTCGCAAACCGAGCGTGACCACGTCGAATACTACGAGGGACTGTGGGACAGCGTCGTCGAAGAGCGAGTGTAG
- a CDS encoding zinc finger domain-containing protein: MTVSCNRKTCDRTWPRDPVLEIRCPTCGADIGTKCKRPSGHGGNFVHPHAARDRLAVADGHYGHCPLGICAESLAQMPSKAATGGSKSSNATLEAGYESESENRREGKTADSTSQLTFEEL, translated from the coding sequence ATGACCGTCTCCTGCAATCGGAAGACGTGCGACCGAACGTGGCCTCGCGATCCCGTCCTTGAAATCCGGTGTCCCACGTGTGGGGCCGACATCGGCACGAAGTGCAAGCGCCCCTCCGGACACGGCGGGAACTTCGTCCACCCACACGCCGCTCGTGACCGGCTCGCCGTCGCTGACGGACACTATGGCCACTGCCCGCTGGGAATCTGCGCCGAATCACTCGCCCAAATGCCGAGTAAAGCGGCTACCGGGGGCTCGAAGAGCAGCAACGCCACTCTCGAAGCCGGGTATGAGAGTGAGAGTGAGAACAGGCGTGAAGGCAAGACCGCAGACTCGACCAGCCAGCTCACGTTTGAGGAACTTTGA
- a CDS encoding FAD-dependent oxidoreductase: protein MVTDQSYDLVILGGGAAAFAAITEADRRDLSTALVNTGLPLGGTCVNVGCVPSKHLLEVGKTAFEPPRNPFDAVAYDDDQPRTDWSAAIDQKDSIVTSLREQNYVDVADHFGTDIYEGFGHVVEDTAIRVVDGEDAGTTITGEKLLVATGSSPHIAPIDGIESVDYETSETILERHNLPESVVMIGGGYVALEWGQILHHMGADVTLLQRSSHVLSGMEGQLGRELQRCFEDEGIEVVTDATVDRVREGDGGTSSGGVSVDVTVDEQSRTYTASDLFVATGVSPNTDDIGLAEVGIETDDSGAVVVDEMFQTATPDVYAAGDCIGEPMLETVAAKEGNHAVKNAFGSAEQSSAGRSSGQGPREEDEGATVDYHAVPKVVFTSPEVAAVGTTELEYVDEHGTCTCRTVEMEDVPKAKAVEDTRGLVQVVKHHETDEIVGVHMVGARAADMIPEATLAVRFGLTVDDIIDTIHPFPTFSEAFKHACQAFRRDTSKMSCCVE, encoded by the coding sequence ATGGTCACTGACCAATCCTACGACCTCGTGATTCTGGGCGGCGGCGCGGCAGCGTTCGCGGCCATCACAGAGGCCGACCGCCGTGACCTCTCGACCGCGCTGGTGAACACGGGACTGCCGCTCGGCGGTACGTGCGTGAACGTCGGCTGTGTCCCGAGCAAACACCTTCTGGAGGTCGGCAAGACCGCGTTCGAACCGCCGCGCAACCCCTTCGACGCCGTGGCGTACGACGACGACCAGCCGAGGACGGACTGGTCGGCGGCGATTGACCAGAAGGACAGCATCGTCACATCGCTCCGCGAACAGAACTACGTCGACGTGGCCGATCACTTCGGGACCGACATCTACGAGGGCTTCGGACACGTGGTCGAGGACACGGCAATCAGGGTCGTCGATGGCGAGGATGCCGGCACGACCATCACGGGAGAGAAGCTGCTCGTCGCGACCGGCAGCTCGCCACACATCGCGCCGATCGACGGGATCGAGAGCGTAGACTACGAGACCAGCGAGACGATTCTCGAACGCCACAATCTCCCCGAGAGCGTCGTGATGATCGGTGGTGGCTACGTCGCGCTGGAGTGGGGCCAAATTCTCCATCACATGGGTGCGGACGTGACGCTCCTCCAACGGTCGAGTCACGTGCTCTCGGGGATGGAGGGCCAACTCGGACGTGAACTCCAGCGATGCTTCGAGGATGAAGGAATCGAGGTCGTCACTGATGCCACGGTCGATCGAGTGCGCGAGGGAGATGGAGGTACGTCCTCGGGTGGGGTCTCGGTCGACGTGACCGTCGATGAGCAGTCGCGCACGTACACGGCCAGCGACCTGTTCGTCGCCACCGGGGTCAGCCCCAACACGGACGACATCGGACTGGCTGAGGTCGGCATCGAGACCGACGACTCTGGAGCCGTCGTCGTGGACGAGATGTTCCAGACGGCGACCCCCGACGTGTACGCCGCGGGCGACTGCATCGGCGAACCGATGCTGGAGACCGTCGCCGCAAAGGAAGGCAACCACGCGGTGAAGAACGCCTTCGGCAGCGCGGAGCAAAGCTCCGCAGGCCGTTCGAGCGGGCAGGGCCCGCGAGAAGAGGACGAGGGCGCGACCGTCGACTACCACGCCGTCCCGAAGGTGGTGTTCACGAGTCCCGAGGTGGCCGCGGTCGGGACGACGGAACTGGAGTACGTGGACGAACACGGCACCTGTACCTGCCGGACGGTGGAGATGGAGGACGTCCCGAAGGCGAAGGCTGTCGAGGACACGCGGGGGCTGGTGCAGGTCGTCAAGCACCACGAGACCGACGAGATCGTCGGTGTCCACATGGTCGGGGCTCGGGCAGCCGATATGATTCCCGAGGCGACGCTGGCCGTGAGGTTCGGGCTGACCGTCGACGACATCATCGACACGATCCACCCGTTCCCGACGTTCTCCGAGGCGTTCAAGCACGCCTGTCAGGCGTTCCGCCGTGATACGTCGAAAATGAGCTGTTGCGTCGAGTGA
- a CDS encoding helix-turn-helix domain-containing protein, whose amino-acid sequence MALLESDVPIREVVTTDPEKAKALENDVRAKILDMLADEEHTIEEIHEELWRRGEEKAETTVRHHVNVLKDAGMVEIARLEEAGGGTRKYYKSNTRVFSYDLPEDSEETLAGAQATATEELESLVEALYAEHGDEIEAVAREMKPCEYCETQHYEEFVLRELLNRALIDLGETGVLDGVFAESD is encoded by the coding sequence ATGGCCCTGCTTGAATCCGACGTGCCGATCCGCGAGGTCGTCACGACCGACCCCGAGAAGGCGAAGGCCCTCGAGAACGACGTGCGGGCGAAGATCCTGGATATGCTCGCCGACGAGGAACACACCATCGAGGAGATCCACGAGGAGCTGTGGCGTCGCGGCGAGGAGAAGGCCGAGACGACGGTGCGCCACCACGTGAACGTGCTGAAGGACGCGGGGATGGTCGAGATCGCCCGGCTCGAAGAGGCTGGCGGCGGCACGCGGAAGTACTACAAGTCGAACACGCGCGTCTTCTCGTACGACTTGCCCGAGGACAGCGAGGAGACCCTCGCGGGGGCACAGGCGACGGCGACCGAGGAGTTGGAATCGCTGGTCGAGGCGCTGTACGCCGAACACGGCGACGAGATCGAGGCGGTCGCCCGCGAGATGAAACCCTGCGAGTACTGCGAGACCCAGCATTACGAGGAGTTCGTCCTCCGTGAACTGTTGAATCGGGCCCTCATCGACCTGGGCGAGACCGGCGTCCTCGACGGCGTGTTCGCGGAGAGCGACTGA
- a CDS encoding vWA domain-containing protein produces the protein MLLSHRHRDRNHQQIVDDLTPQAATRARISTQRADRLREFILGHLPGEVTVDVVITSSVQTAAVLPADVDAIVSSDATDIERAQAERFLAGVDADYLVLVTGNEADLTRIPLNDQVTADHAHQFGLAFHELLHILKTAITAIGELLDTEIDSQYHAQVHDLINIIEDGAIESEAIRGENFSDNAGIRLELTRRLHSQTPDDIPNGQEVRYSFWDAVTSCLYDEAIYPTSITDVLLDEDDDRVRFKSEADRAAFEAIHTELCTLSRDALAIRSADRDDTTHAHDKTASVRRARRVIQTWTDHIQPVLEADTRDQQQDQDNEHAQGDGQGQSQERDGDEQSQQQESSGDATGRSESASDPDGVGDISSGNGQPQTATEDASATPGENAEPSLPEDFDPREVTLSREATDDPHQNIFEQPQVTADPNPDDIDAYSSRTTPDDADDSISDTDADGEAGAPSPGTSDSGADASGDGDQRGDGEASNPSSGDSAPESSTRVQAIAQATERTREREKAGGANGTKTETEPSAGNESGAQPTPTDSHVAGDSAGGDRPREQSSQLTLANFEEENQPRTKDDLEESPSSSENEGESESESGSPGVGGDGGRDVEVNDGEDTEDTEGMENTGSTGSTSSASSVADQTQDLPDGPAHAQSSSRSQREEQAAYEDALAGDERAARTEADREQIDKQALEDELDALGDHLERQHRQHSHDTGGEENSGQRGGVGYSPENLTDLEILPVADDLVPPHEWAAIEDGAGRVADTLEMYLRLDRRKSTRRGLSAGAYDTRAGHRLAIGDPRVCKSRTMGNEKQYALVLILDRSGSMRGGSPAKIEVATQALTRFALAAENLGIRVAVIDFIHGNARLIKPFSIETRHIQSSLLDTSCGGGTPLAEAIGLANDLVEAQRDDPLIISVGDDQTSADAVKDVIRRAYAPVCSLTIATDTDPGTLSGSASELATYYERQETVYSPERLDDRLDQFASLLAGL, from the coding sequence ATGTTACTCAGCCATCGTCACCGAGACCGAAATCACCAACAGATCGTCGACGACCTCACGCCACAGGCCGCGACCAGAGCCCGTATCTCCACACAGCGAGCTGACCGACTCCGCGAGTTCATCCTCGGTCATCTCCCCGGTGAAGTAACCGTCGACGTCGTCATCACATCCAGCGTCCAGACTGCCGCTGTCCTCCCGGCCGACGTCGATGCCATCGTCTCCTCAGACGCCACCGACATCGAACGCGCCCAGGCCGAACGATTCCTCGCCGGCGTCGACGCTGACTATCTCGTGCTCGTCACCGGGAACGAAGCCGACCTTACGCGAATCCCGCTCAACGACCAGGTCACCGCCGATCATGCCCACCAATTCGGCCTCGCCTTCCACGAACTCCTCCACATCCTCAAGACGGCGATCACCGCCATCGGTGAGCTACTCGATACCGAAATCGACTCGCAGTATCACGCGCAGGTTCACGACCTCATCAACATCATCGAAGACGGCGCAATCGAAAGCGAAGCCATCCGCGGCGAGAACTTCAGCGACAACGCTGGCATCCGCCTCGAACTCACCCGACGACTCCACTCACAGACGCCCGACGACATCCCCAACGGACAGGAGGTTCGCTACTCATTCTGGGACGCCGTCACCTCGTGTCTGTACGACGAAGCCATCTATCCGACGAGTATCACGGATGTCCTCCTCGACGAGGACGACGACCGAGTCCGCTTCAAGAGCGAGGCCGACCGCGCCGCGTTCGAGGCCATCCACACCGAACTGTGTACCCTCTCGCGTGACGCACTCGCGATTCGGAGTGCCGACCGCGACGACACGACCCACGCCCACGATAAGACCGCCTCCGTCCGTCGCGCCCGTCGCGTCATCCAGACCTGGACTGACCATATCCAGCCCGTCCTCGAGGCCGACACTCGAGACCAACAGCAGGACCAGGACAACGAGCACGCACAGGGCGACGGCCAGGGGCAATCTCAGGAGCGTGACGGCGACGAGCAGAGTCAACAGCAGGAGTCCAGCGGAGACGCCACAGGCCGCTCCGAGTCGGCATCCGACCCCGACGGTGTCGGCGACATCTCCAGTGGAAACGGACAGCCTCAGACCGCCACAGAGGACGCCTCAGCCACGCCAGGTGAGAACGCCGAGCCATCCCTGCCCGAAGATTTCGATCCAAGAGAGGTTACGCTCTCACGAGAGGCGACCGACGACCCCCATCAGAACATCTTCGAGCAACCGCAAGTCACAGCCGACCCCAATCCGGATGATATCGACGCCTATTCCTCTAGAACGACCCCCGACGACGCGGATGACAGCATCAGCGACACCGACGCTGACGGTGAGGCCGGTGCACCCTCGCCCGGAACCAGTGACAGTGGGGCTGACGCCAGCGGAGATGGCGACCAGAGGGGTGACGGCGAAGCTAGCAACCCCTCCAGTGGCGATTCTGCACCTGAATCTTCGACTCGGGTACAGGCGATTGCCCAAGCCACCGAGCGGACCCGAGAACGCGAGAAAGCGGGAGGCGCTAACGGAACGAAGACAGAAACAGAACCCAGCGCTGGAAACGAGTCAGGAGCGCAGCCCACTCCCACTGACTCACACGTAGCGGGCGACTCGGCTGGGGGTGACCGTCCACGAGAGCAGAGTAGCCAGCTCACACTAGCCAACTTCGAGGAAGAAAATCAACCCCGCACCAAGGACGACCTCGAAGAATCACCGTCGTCCAGTGAGAACGAAGGAGAGAGTGAGAGCGAAAGCGGTTCCCCTGGCGTCGGTGGCGATGGCGGTCGCGATGTCGAGGTCAATGACGGTGAGGATACCGAAGACACGGAAGGTATGGAGAACACAGGTTCTACGGGTTCTACGAGTTCTGCGAGTAGTGTGGCCGACCAGACGCAGGATCTCCCCGACGGGCCAGCCCACGCACAGAGTTCCTCACGGTCGCAGCGCGAAGAGCAGGCAGCGTACGAAGACGCCCTCGCCGGCGACGAGCGGGCAGCCCGTACCGAAGCCGACCGCGAACAAATCGACAAACAGGCGCTCGAAGATGAACTCGACGCACTCGGCGACCACCTCGAACGCCAACACCGACAGCACTCTCACGATACCGGCGGTGAGGAGAACAGCGGACAGCGTGGAGGGGTGGGATACTCGCCGGAGAACCTCACCGACCTCGAAATCCTCCCGGTGGCTGATGATCTTGTCCCACCCCATGAGTGGGCCGCCATCGAAGACGGCGCTGGCCGCGTTGCCGACACGCTCGAAATGTACCTCCGACTCGACCGCCGCAAGAGTACCCGACGCGGGCTCTCAGCCGGAGCCTACGACACGCGCGCCGGCCACCGCCTCGCCATCGGTGACCCTCGGGTCTGTAAGAGCCGGACGATGGGCAACGAAAAACAGTATGCCCTCGTCCTCATCCTCGACCGCTCGGGGTCGATGCGAGGCGGGTCACCCGCGAAGATCGAGGTCGCGACCCAGGCGCTCACTCGATTCGCCCTCGCCGCCGAGAATCTCGGTATCCGCGTCGCGGTCATTGACTTCATCCACGGCAACGCCCGCCTCATCAAGCCGTTCAGCATTGAGACGCGACACATCCAGTCATCCCTTCTCGATACGTCCTGTGGCGGCGGGACGCCACTCGCTGAGGCCATCGGCCTCGCGAACGACCTCGTCGAAGCCCAGCGCGACGACCCGCTCATCATCAGCGTTGGCGATGATCAGACCTCGGCAGACGCCGTGAAAGACGTTATCCGCCGGGCGTACGCCCCCGTATGTTCACTCACCATCGCGACCGATACCGACCCCGGCACGCTCTCAGGCTCGGCTTCAGAACTCGCGACCTACTACGAGCGTCAGGAGACAGTCTATTCGCCTGAGCGTCTCGACGACAGACTCGACCAGTTCGCCAGTCTCCTCGCCGGTCTCTGA
- a CDS encoding N-6 DNA methylase, whose amino-acid sequence MYEHYGLTSSHFAQYFTPGAVSRAMAAMNLPNGEDLRDATPEDPLVIGDVSGCGSGRLIVETANHLREIGPEAPAVFLGYDKDPICAKMAVLNFVLNDLTGYVLLGDALKLEAHRVWFVSVAQLARGDHPVKALDADGRDRVLARFFGVPLDDERVTEPPTAHATSVESALDVALDGENTAQVGFDEFA is encoded by the coding sequence GTGTACGAACACTATGGCCTGACGAGCAGTCACTTCGCCCAGTACTTCACGCCGGGGGCGGTGAGCCGCGCGATGGCAGCGATGAATCTCCCCAATGGTGAGGACCTCCGCGACGCCACCCCCGAAGATCCGCTCGTCATCGGAGACGTCTCCGGCTGTGGAAGTGGCCGACTCATCGTCGAAACCGCGAACCACCTCCGCGAAATCGGTCCGGAGGCCCCCGCCGTCTTCCTAGGTTACGACAAAGACCCGATCTGCGCGAAAATGGCGGTTCTGAACTTCGTCCTCAACGACCTCACCGGGTACGTCTTGCTCGGTGATGCCCTGAAACTCGAGGCTCACCGCGTCTGGTTCGTCAGCGTCGCCCAACTCGCCCGTGGTGACCACCCGGTGAAAGCCCTCGATGCCGACGGGCGCGACCGCGTGTTAGCTCGCTTCTTCGGTGTGCCACTCGACGACGAGCGCGTCACCGAACCGCCCACGGCACACGCGACGAGTGTTGAATCTGCCCTCGATGTCGCCCTCGACGGTGAGAACACCGCTCAGGTCGGCTTCGACGAGTTCGCGTGA
- a CDS encoding MarR family transcriptional regulator: MAHSPSRSGRPPIQQLQTVADLLDSPALARLYAHILQYGPITVSEIVDTLDIPQGTAYDYVQNLETAGLVEKSREQRPYEYDAEAIALTLSTDGETQTITPALIAAVARRDEDEDIDVYIERHGLDGLAAALEYAYEYIDGTVNHRIAARELDLSPLEAEIILQALEPVAAEYADAAA; encoded by the coding sequence ATGGCGCACTCTCCCTCCCGATCGGGCCGACCGCCTATTCAGCAGTTGCAGACGGTCGCTGACCTTCTCGACAGCCCAGCGCTCGCCCGGCTGTATGCCCACATCTTACAATATGGCCCAATTACCGTGTCTGAGATCGTCGACACGCTCGACATCCCCCAAGGGACTGCTTACGATTACGTCCAGAACCTCGAAACCGCTGGTCTAGTGGAGAAATCCCGCGAGCAACGTCCCTATGAATACGACGCGGAGGCGATTGCACTCACACTCTCGACGGACGGAGAAACCCAGACGATTACCCCTGCCCTTATCGCAGCTGTTGCCCGCCGCGATGAGGACGAGGACATCGATGTCTACATCGAGCGACATGGCCTTGACGGCCTCGCTGCCGCCCTTGAGTACGCCTACGAGTACATAGACGGTACAGTCAATCATCGAATCGCGGCTCGGGAACTTGACCTCTCACCGCTCGAGGCCGAAATCATCCTACAGGCGCTGGAACCAGTCGCCGCTGAATATGCCGACGCGGCTGCATGA
- a CDS encoding ParA family protein, with protein sequence MTHRLSISMQKGGVGKSTTTINLAGALAVSEGLDEDSDVLVVDADPQGFITITLGLREYYVSEDRSLYDIMTDIDRFDEVNDLIVSHSEFDVLPAHGSNFQLERELWSLSRTQERLGMVLDRIEHDYDYVLIDSPPNMGPLADGALLAARNVLFVSRADPIATFSMNLLTQEINQLEREFQTDIGIVGAVVNAVTRNNISEDRLEWFHKNIGEEHTFTIPETVAIEGAFAQNHSIYTYEPENRHREQKAEEVRETYNGLARAVEDYFA encoded by the coding sequence ATGACACATCGACTCTCGATCTCGATGCAAAAAGGCGGTGTCGGAAAGAGTACGACGACGATCAATCTCGCAGGAGCGCTCGCCGTCTCTGAGGGACTTGATGAGGATAGCGACGTGCTCGTCGTCGATGCAGACCCCCAGGGATTCATCACCATCACGCTGGGTCTGCGCGAATACTACGTGAGTGAGGATCGGTCCCTCTACGACATTATGACAGATATTGATCGATTCGACGAGGTAAATGACCTCATCGTCTCACACAGCGAGTTCGACGTCCTACCAGCCCACGGGAGCAATTTCCAGCTCGAACGTGAGCTCTGGTCACTCAGCAGGACCCAGGAGCGCCTGGGGATGGTACTCGACCGGATTGAGCACGACTACGACTATGTGCTCATTGATTCACCACCCAACATGGGACCACTCGCAGACGGCGCGTTGTTAGCCGCCCGTAACGTCCTGTTTGTCTCACGTGCAGACCCAATCGCGACGTTCTCGATGAATCTCCTTACACAGGAGATCAACCAACTCGAACGCGAGTTCCAAACAGATATCGGGATTGTGGGAGCGGTGGTCAATGCTGTAACCCGGAACAACATCAGCGAGGACCGCCTCGAGTGGTTCCACAAGAACATCGGAGAAGAGCACACGTTCACCATACCAGAGACAGTCGCCATCGAAGGCGCGTTTGCTCAAAACCACAGTATCTACACCTATGAACCGGAGAATCGCCATCGGGAACAGAAGGCCGAGGAAGTCCGTGAGACCTACAACGGCCTCGCACGTGCCGTGGAGGATTACTTCGCATGA
- a CDS encoding winged helix-turn-helix transcriptional regulator, protein MADATSPPEPTCDVDGTCYCPLTGVIDTLSRKYAMQLVSIVGAHDSLRFGEIEAHLTSASSSTISKRLSEFEAAGLVSRTQYNEIPPRVEYALTDDGHEVRARLEPLLQWAEEQS, encoded by the coding sequence ATGGCAGACGCCACATCTCCCCCGGAACCGACGTGCGACGTGGACGGGACGTGTTACTGTCCGCTGACGGGCGTGATCGACACGCTGAGCCGGAAGTACGCGATGCAACTGGTCAGTATCGTCGGTGCGCACGACTCGCTTCGCTTCGGCGAAATCGAAGCGCATCTCACGAGCGCCAGCTCCTCGACGATCTCGAAACGACTGTCCGAGTTCGAGGCGGCTGGACTGGTCTCGCGGACGCAGTACAACGAGATTCCACCGCGTGTGGAGTACGCGCTGACCGACGATGGACACGAAGTGCGTGCGCGGTTAGAACCGCTTCTCCAGTGGGCCGAGGAGCAGTCGTAG